Proteins from one Impatiens glandulifera chromosome 2, dImpGla2.1, whole genome shotgun sequence genomic window:
- the LOC124927007 gene encoding dof zinc finger protein DOF3.6-like — translation MDFQSSPLPPHHHVYLDPPPPQWSQQQEGGGGSSDEVSQQQLIPSIVQDHGSAQGRPPGSMVVQARLAKLPPPEAALKCPRCESTNTKFCYFNNYSLTQPRHFCKTCRRYWTRGGALRNVPVGGGCRRNKKISKRKRGSSKSPVKLANSPINSKPISCGSGNSIFENFLCQTHPTAHLPILPNLPPLSEYSQADIYGQAAAGLGGMGSGALGLILGNRSFDEQQQWRGAHHQFPFLAGLDPNPLSISTTTYNPSETDVVDHHPLMKVELGSMGVNLSRNLLASINDHENIGNHDHQYWAGGGNHTNIIASSAWIDHLSGFDTSSSTPTRHLL, via the exons GTCTATCTtgatcctcctcctcctcaatGGTCTCAG CAACAAGAAGGTGGTGGTGGTAGCTCCGATGAAGTAAGCCAGCAACAACTCATCCCTTCCATCGTACAAGACCATGGATCGGCCCAGGGGAGACCACCTGGATCCATGGTGGTGCAGGCTCGTCTAGCCAAACTACCACCGCCGGAGGCTGCTTTGAAGTGTCCAAGGTGTGAATCAACCAACACTAAGTTTTGTTACTTTAACAACTATAGTCTCACTCAGCCCAGACACTTCTGCAAGACTTGTCGTCGCTATTGGACACGTGGCGGCGCCTTGAGAAACGTGCCCGTTGGAGGCGGTTGCCGCCGCAACAAGAAGATCAGTAAGAGGAAAAGGGGATCATCAAAATCTCCAGTAAAGTTAGCAAACTCTCCTATTAATTCTAAACCTATCTCATGTGGGTCGGGTAATTCTATTTTCGAGAATTTCCTTTGCCAAACTCATCCAACCGCCCACTTGCCGATTCTACCTAATTTACCTCCGTTAAGTGAATATAGCCAGGCCGATATTTATGGTCAGGCGGCTGCAGGACTTGGTGGTATGGGATCAGGTGCGCTAGGGCTTATATTAGGGAACAGATCATTCGATGAACAACAACAGTGGAGGGGGGCTCATCATCAGTTTCCGTTCTTGGCAGGTTTAGATCCGAATCCACTTTCAATATCCACTACTACTTATAACCCATCTGAAACCGACGTTGTTGATCATCATCCATTAATGAAAGTGGAATTAGGAAGTATGGGGGTAAATTTATCAAGAAATTTGTTGGCAAGTATAAATGATCATGAAAATATTGGGAATCATGATCATCAGTATTGGGCCGGCGGTGGTAATCATACTAATATTATTGCATCGTCTGCATGGATCGATCATCTCTCTGGTTTTGACACTTCTTCTTCTACACCTACTAGACATCTACTGTGA